The proteins below come from a single Rhodohalobacter sp. SW132 genomic window:
- a CDS encoding type I restriction-modification system subunit M, translating into MFEQAFNNIDNSLWKDAGCDSELDYIEQTSWVLFLKYLDDLEKEKSDEAQLKGESYNYILDEEYRWESWAYPLNEEGELNHNAVLTGDDLIDFVNEKLFPYLKKFRQDHIDNPQTIEYKIGEIFSELKNKMHSGYVLRDVIDEVNKLPFLSAEDKHELSHLYETKIKNMGNAGRNGGQYYTPRPLIRAMIKVVDPKVGETIYDGAVGSAGFLCEAYDYMYERMEKTTENLQTLKESTFYGKEKKNLAYIIGIMNMILHGIEAPNIVHTNTLAEDIRNIQEKDRHNVILANPPFGGKERKEVQQNFDIKTSETAFLFLQHFIKSLKAGGRAAIVIKNTFLSNTDNASISLRKRLLESCNLHTILDMPGGTFLGAGVKTVVLFFEKGEPTKNIWYYQFRPERNLGKTNPLNDEDLAEFVELQKEKPETEQSWNLEIKDVPEDTFDLSPANPNTPEEGPLRSPQEILDEMEMLDVETRGIMQSVRELV; encoded by the coding sequence ATGTTCGAACAGGCATTTAACAATATTGATAATTCTCTCTGGAAGGATGCAGGGTGCGATAGTGAACTCGATTATATTGAGCAGACCTCATGGGTACTTTTTCTGAAATATCTGGACGATCTGGAGAAGGAAAAGTCGGATGAGGCCCAGTTAAAAGGTGAGAGTTACAACTATATACTGGATGAAGAGTACCGGTGGGAAAGCTGGGCTTATCCGCTGAATGAGGAGGGTGAGCTGAACCATAACGCGGTACTGACCGGCGACGACCTGATCGATTTTGTAAATGAGAAGCTGTTCCCCTACCTCAAGAAGTTCAGACAGGATCATATTGATAACCCGCAAACCATCGAGTACAAGATCGGGGAGATCTTTTCGGAGCTGAAAAATAAGATGCATAGCGGGTACGTGCTCCGGGATGTGATTGATGAGGTGAATAAGCTCCCGTTTCTCTCAGCGGAAGATAAACATGAACTCAGCCACCTCTATGAGACCAAGATTAAGAACATGGGCAATGCCGGGCGAAACGGCGGACAGTATTACACGCCTCGGCCGCTGATCCGGGCCATGATCAAGGTTGTTGATCCAAAGGTTGGTGAGACCATTTATGATGGTGCCGTTGGTTCTGCCGGTTTCTTGTGTGAGGCTTACGATTACATGTACGAGCGGATGGAGAAAACGACCGAGAACCTTCAGACCCTTAAAGAGAGTACGTTTTACGGGAAGGAGAAGAAAAACCTGGCCTACATCATCGGGATTATGAACATGATTCTGCATGGAATTGAGGCACCCAATATCGTGCATACCAATACGCTGGCTGAAGACATCCGGAACATACAGGAAAAGGACCGGCACAATGTGATTCTGGCCAATCCTCCCTTTGGCGGAAAAGAGCGCAAAGAGGTACAACAGAACTTTGATATAAAGACCAGTGAAACAGCTTTCCTTTTCTTGCAGCACTTCATCAAGTCCCTGAAAGCGGGCGGACGTGCAGCAATTGTAATTAAGAATACCTTTTTGAGCAATACTGATAACGCCTCCATCAGCCTCCGGAAGCGACTACTCGAAAGTTGTAACCTCCATACTATTTTGGACATGCCGGGAGGTACGTTTCTGGGAGCGGGTGTGAAAACGGTTGTGCTCTTTTTTGAAAAGGGCGAACCCACAAAAAACATCTGGTACTACCAGTTCAGGCCGGAACGAAACTTAGGAAAAACGAATCCTCTGAATGATGAGGACTTGGCCGAGTTTGTAGAGCTACAGAAAGAGAAGCCGGAAACCGAACAATCCTGGAATCTGGAGATCAAAGATGTGCCAGAGGATACATTTGATCTCAGTCCTGCAAATCCAAATACACCGGAAGAAGGTCCGCTCCGAAGCCCACAAGAGATTTTGGACGAAATGGAGATGTTGGATGTAGAAACACGAGGGATTATGCAATCAGTACGGGAGTTGGTATGA
- a CDS encoding addiction module protein translates to MNKDQIISFINDLPIDQRIEIADQILQSLHQIDPDIEKAWAKEARRRLNEFEEGKVKAIPGDQFEKEVQELKKSFSE, encoded by the coding sequence ATGAATAAAGACCAGATCATTTCCTTTATCAACGATTTGCCAATTGATCAGCGAATTGAAATTGCTGATCAAATTCTTCAATCTCTTCACCAGATCGATCCGGATATTGAAAAAGCCTGGGCCAAAGAAGCCCGGCGACGGTTGAATGAATTCGAAGAAGGCAAGGTAAAAGCTATTCCTGGAGACCAATTTGAAAAAGAAGTTCAAGAGTTAAAAAAAAGTTTTTCTGAATGA
- a CDS encoding reverse transcriptase domain-containing protein, with translation MAENIRDLIRQALKKLKSQVYYDKSNTNLHLRRQLVTYLDQNGKKKLEDSVYKLLMGRDEIEPFLKKISYVVIPKRIKNGYSSEQFITNYKAEKKTVIEDINLIIDTPLEIHILSILWLMRIGYKIEKNLPNSCYGNRLLLNDEGTGIVTGRGLLKPYYRQYQLWRDQGIEEAKKELEKGNNATFVNLDISSYYYNVRLNWEELEEFVGNNERDELIHEMMFRIHQAYTRKVLKEVAEKSHSSKFEESEVILPIGLFSSYILANHYLKVFDDDVSNLVNTSYYGRYVDDIVFVLADTKTAEVSEELLIKLIETYRHDKRLINLIDNLSPNSISIIQNFSLLFKVEQDEKENTQIYKFRKQKYNLLHVQQRKVMVYEFKAGYSQSVIDKIQKDIEERSSEFRQLPTEERLDFDKEVYELLYDDSFGKPRTLKNYKENRVGLSTYLYKATSLAIWKDGTGLKNEMEKVRVFFKGSNLITYYQLWEKLFTLLVVADRKRDLASLLQSIHNEIKSLELEEPFISTRVTVQLTLSDYVRTSLAQSFALKAGILNDKWFTGRLESIYGEKSDWIRKLIKATLAIRNTWFVRSAYVTYPLLEFTNWAQSKDTSALKSLVELELDWPHLNRETFDLAKVPNPYPRFFNLYEVSHYLWLSKIIANHQSDEFRTRSFMHGFINEAIDKYIEWNNIPADELDVKEAIRDLAEEVDEHQIENPEHLQEIHIQNILPDDFEMDEEEKLKIRIGLVNMKVKWEHEAEYSLRRRPLVNLDRLDRIYRILEKFRIDELKTDLAIFPETSIPHAFTSRLLWFAKNYQFGIVFGIEHINTGTHAYNFIATVLPFKLKKRQDAIFIPRIKNHYSHEELSKIRANHVKAVNNTKHFYHLLKWRDLYFTTFYCFELADIEHRSWFRSKADLLIASELNKDVNYFSNIIDSTARDLNMYVAQVNSSEYGDNRLTRPAKTIYKNLIRLDGGENDLVIIATIDLKEFREYLEVGYEDQKDAKVYKPSPPSFDHEKVKRRIRGEWVLKSND, from the coding sequence ATGGCAGAAAATATTCGGGACCTTATACGACAAGCCCTTAAAAAGCTCAAAAGCCAGGTTTACTACGATAAATCCAACACCAATCTTCACCTGCGTAGACAGCTAGTTACGTATCTGGATCAAAACGGAAAAAAGAAGTTGGAAGACTCTGTGTATAAGCTACTCATGGGGCGAGATGAAATTGAGCCCTTTTTAAAGAAAATTTCCTATGTCGTTATTCCCAAACGTATCAAGAATGGTTATTCATCTGAACAGTTCATCACGAATTACAAAGCAGAAAAAAAGACAGTCATTGAAGATATTAACCTGATCATTGATACTCCGCTGGAAATACACATACTGAGTATTTTATGGCTGATGCGAATTGGATATAAGATTGAAAAAAACCTACCCAATTCATGTTACGGCAATCGACTGCTTTTAAATGATGAAGGTACCGGTATTGTAACCGGCCGGGGACTGTTAAAGCCTTATTATCGACAGTATCAGTTATGGCGCGATCAGGGAATTGAAGAAGCCAAAAAGGAGCTGGAAAAAGGGAACAACGCTACCTTTGTGAACCTTGATATCAGCAGTTATTACTACAACGTACGGCTGAATTGGGAGGAATTGGAAGAATTTGTCGGAAACAATGAACGTGATGAATTGATTCATGAGATGATGTTCAGGATTCATCAGGCTTATACCCGAAAGGTACTGAAGGAAGTCGCCGAAAAATCACACAGCAGTAAATTTGAGGAAAGTGAAGTCATCCTGCCTATTGGTTTATTCTCTTCTTACATCCTTGCCAATCACTACCTAAAAGTCTTCGATGATGATGTGTCGAACTTAGTTAACACCAGTTACTATGGCCGATATGTGGATGATATAGTATTTGTATTAGCTGATACGAAAACTGCTGAAGTCAGCGAGGAACTTCTTATCAAGCTCATCGAAACGTATCGGCACGATAAACGACTTATCAATCTGATTGACAACCTTAGCCCTAACAGTATAAGTATCATTCAAAATTTCTCTTTGCTGTTCAAAGTGGAGCAGGATGAAAAAGAGAATACCCAGATTTATAAATTCAGAAAACAAAAATATAATCTGTTGCATGTACAGCAACGCAAGGTAATGGTTTATGAGTTCAAAGCTGGTTATTCCCAATCCGTCATAGACAAAATTCAAAAAGATATCGAAGAGCGGAGCAGTGAATTTAGACAGCTTCCCACGGAAGAACGACTCGACTTTGATAAAGAAGTGTATGAATTGTTATATGATGATAGTTTCGGTAAACCCCGCACACTTAAGAATTATAAGGAAAACCGTGTAGGTCTCTCCACGTATCTGTATAAGGCAACCTCATTAGCGATCTGGAAAGATGGAACAGGCTTAAAAAATGAGATGGAAAAAGTGCGTGTCTTCTTCAAAGGAAGCAATCTCATTACCTATTACCAGCTTTGGGAAAAGCTTTTTACTCTATTGGTGGTTGCTGACCGGAAAAGGGATCTGGCATCACTCTTACAAAGTATTCATAACGAAATAAAATCCCTTGAGTTAGAAGAACCATTTATATCAACTCGCGTGACAGTTCAACTGACCTTGTCAGATTATGTACGTACTTCACTAGCCCAATCATTTGCTTTAAAAGCCGGAATTCTAAATGATAAGTGGTTTACTGGCAGACTGGAAAGCATTTACGGAGAAAAATCCGACTGGATCAGAAAACTAATAAAGGCCACGCTGGCCATTCGCAATACTTGGTTCGTACGCTCGGCGTATGTTACTTACCCGTTATTGGAATTTACCAACTGGGCACAATCTAAGGATACTTCAGCTTTAAAGTCGCTTGTTGAACTGGAATTAGACTGGCCACACCTGAATAGGGAAACATTTGATCTTGCAAAAGTACCAAATCCATATCCCAGATTTTTCAACCTTTATGAGGTTTCGCATTATTTATGGTTATCAAAAATCATAGCAAATCATCAGTCTGACGAATTTAGAACCCGCAGTTTTATGCATGGGTTCATTAATGAGGCAATAGATAAGTATATAGAGTGGAATAACATCCCTGCTGATGAATTGGACGTGAAGGAGGCTATACGAGATTTGGCTGAAGAGGTGGATGAACATCAGATTGAAAACCCCGAACACCTCCAAGAAATTCATATTCAGAATATCCTCCCAGATGACTTTGAAATGGACGAAGAGGAAAAGCTTAAAATCCGAATCGGCCTTGTCAATATGAAAGTTAAATGGGAGCACGAAGCAGAATACAGTTTAAGAAGAAGGCCACTTGTCAATCTCGACCGATTAGACAGAATTTATCGAATACTGGAAAAATTCAGAATCGATGAGTTAAAAACAGATTTGGCCATCTTCCCAGAAACATCCATTCCGCATGCATTCACTTCGCGCCTTTTGTGGTTTGCAAAAAACTACCAGTTTGGTATTGTTTTTGGGATTGAACACATAAATACGGGAACACATGCATACAATTTCATAGCAACAGTGCTGCCGTTTAAGCTAAAAAAGAGACAGGATGCAATATTTATTCCAAGGATAAAAAATCATTACAGCCACGAAGAACTGTCGAAGATTCGGGCAAATCATGTAAAGGCAGTAAATAATACTAAACACTTCTACCATCTGCTCAAATGGAGAGACCTGTACTTCACAACATTTTACTGTTTTGAGTTGGCGGATATTGAACATAGATCCTGGTTCAGATCAAAAGCAGACTTATTGATTGCTTCAGAACTAAATAAGGATGTGAATTATTTTTCAAACATCATCGATTCAACAGCCAGGGATTTGAATATGTATGTTGCACAAGTGAACTCATCAGAATATGGTGATAATCGGTTGACTCGTCCGGCAAAAACTATTTACAAAAACCTGATTCGATTGGATGGCGGTGAAAATGACCTTGTTATCATTGCGACCATCGATCTTAAAGAGTTCCGGGAATATCTTGAGGTAGGGTATGAGGATCAAAAGGATGCTAAAGTGTATAAACCCTCACCCCCAAGTTTTGATCACGAGAAAGTAAAGAGGAGGATTCGTGGTGAGTGGGTTTTAAAAAGCAATGACTAA
- a CDS encoding SOS response-associated peptidase yields the protein MCGRYTLTSKELRELEEFLNTIDRDSSLSDSKAPINNYNVAPTHEMPVAYVDVNGKRTLETMHWGFMGWKPKPGKKLFLPINTRDDSIVEKPMWKKPFLTSRCIIPASGFYEWSGKKGNKTPHYIYPVNEKFIGFAGIFSDLAPEDISSNRSYSIITTKPNKVMEKIHDRMPVILHPSEFSDWLDPDNEDPDYLTDFLRPYSDDGIDEYIVSKAVGNVKNNSENLIQKADLFG from the coding sequence ATGTGCGGACGTTACACACTTACCAGTAAAGAACTGAGGGAACTCGAAGAGTTTTTGAATACTATTGATAGAGATTCTAGTTTGAGTGACTCAAAAGCTCCTATCAATAACTACAATGTTGCACCCACCCACGAAATGCCGGTGGCATATGTAGATGTAAACGGAAAACGAACACTGGAAACGATGCACTGGGGGTTTATGGGGTGGAAACCAAAGCCAGGCAAAAAACTCTTTCTGCCAATCAATACTCGCGATGATTCTATTGTCGAGAAGCCAATGTGGAAGAAGCCTTTTCTCACAAGCAGGTGTATCATACCGGCAAGTGGTTTCTACGAATGGTCAGGTAAAAAAGGAAATAAGACGCCACACTATATCTATCCTGTAAATGAGAAGTTCATCGGGTTTGCTGGAATTTTCTCTGATTTGGCTCCTGAAGATATTTCTTCCAACAGGTCTTACTCGATTATCACAACCAAGCCGAATAAGGTGATGGAGAAGATCCATGATCGCATGCCGGTCATTTTGCATCCATCGGAGTTTAGCGACTGGCTTGATCCGGATAATGAAGACCCGGATTATTTAACAGATTTTCTACGTCCGTATTCCGATGATGGAATCGATGAATATATCGTCAGTAAAGCTGTCGGAAATGTCAAAAATAACAGTGAAAATCTTATTCAAAAGGCTGACTTATTTGGTTAG
- a CDS encoding restriction endonuclease subunit S codes for MRDGWDEINLIDVVNLKSGTTVSKKLEQEFGDIPYLKVADMNLPENEHSVTTSSRHLNKNDIQPSKILPVGTVIFPKRGGAIATNKKRVLKTPACVDLNIMGVIPHDNILSQYLFYYFLSFDLLDISNGSSIPQINNYSFEDLKINLPKNTKEQKRIVAILDEAFEAIDQAKANFERNIENAEELFQSKMEKAFDQLSEDDKNIFHLKDVCEYDKTTNEKTGIPYVGLADIESNTGRFIGDLTPKEMKSRTFYFNENHLLYGRLRPYLNKILIPSFEGHCSTEIFPVKTSNRILNTYIFYWFLKPSTVQNINNTSTGARMPRANMDDVLQFEIPVPDIVVQKKIVNELVKIKEGSAALIQSYKKMSVELEELKKSILKKAFSGELTANETVTV; via the coding sequence ATGAGGGATGGTTGGGATGAAATAAATTTGATAGATGTAGTAAATCTTAAAAGTGGTACTACAGTTTCTAAAAAATTGGAGCAGGAATTTGGTGACATTCCTTATTTAAAGGTCGCTGATATGAACTTGCCTGAAAATGAACATTCAGTAACTACTTCATCAAGACATCTTAACAAGAATGATATACAGCCAAGTAAAATATTACCGGTTGGTACAGTAATTTTTCCAAAGCGAGGCGGGGCAATAGCAACGAATAAAAAAAGGGTTTTAAAAACACCGGCTTGCGTAGATCTTAATATTATGGGAGTAATTCCCCATGACAATATTCTCTCACAGTATCTCTTCTATTATTTTTTAAGCTTTGATTTGTTGGACATATCCAATGGAAGCTCAATACCTCAAATAAATAATTACAGTTTTGAAGATTTGAAAATTAATCTTCCTAAGAACACTAAAGAACAAAAGCGCATCGTAGCTATTTTGGATGAAGCGTTTGAGGCGATTGATCAAGCGAAAGCGAACTTTGAGCGGAATATTGAAAATGCGGAGGAGCTGTTTCAGAGTAAGATGGAGAAAGCATTTGACCAATTATCAGAAGATGACAAAAATATATTTCACCTTAAGGATGTATGTGAATACGATAAAACAACCAACGAAAAAACTGGAATACCTTATGTGGGTTTAGCAGATATCGAATCAAATACAGGACGATTCATTGGTGATTTAACCCCTAAGGAGATGAAAAGTCGGACATTTTACTTTAATGAAAACCACCTGTTGTATGGACGATTACGACCTTACTTAAATAAAATTTTAATCCCTTCTTTCGAAGGTCATTGCTCAACAGAAATTTTCCCTGTAAAAACATCAAATAGAATTTTAAATACATATATATTTTACTGGTTTTTAAAGCCAAGCACTGTCCAGAATATTAACAATACTTCAACTGGTGCAAGAATGCCAAGAGCAAATATGGATGATGTTCTACAATTTGAAATTCCCGTGCCTGATATAGTTGTTCAGAAAAAAATTGTTAATGAGTTAGTCAAGATTAAAGAGGGAAGTGCTGCTCTTATTCAGAGTTATAAAAAAATGAGCGTTGAACTTGAAGAACTCAAAAAATCCATATTAAAAAAAGCCTTCTCCGGAGAACTTACAGCGAATGAAACTGTAACGGTATGA
- a CDS encoding ATP-binding protein: MKEGKNNDKKSLRFLKGANTDWDELAKDCVCFANGRGGIIFIGIEDGDSSPPKNQSIKDPHLPEKIQKNIAHRTLNVGIAVTIEIAENKAEYIRLEIFRNAQTIASTTDGRYYTRVHDECTPVPPDEMARLAAEKNAYVWEEQITKRVPATRFDPQKRQVFLNDIRNSARVSDFIKEMPDEEIFEFYFFQKQGFLTNLGILWIGIRQDRASLLYPPAIQVIRYNESDEKVWKLLLDDYFRNPKELLNSVLSDVPDWQESIEVSEGMFRKNIQFFPIEVVRELVVNALVHRTYTMRGDIFINIFTDRLEIHSPGRLPFGVTPKNILSQSVRRNEHLSKVFYDLGLMEKEGSGYDLVYANLLASGKPIPEVKDLDDRVVVIVKKQFVSKQVIRLMDKASSEFNLKQRELITLGLLAQQQSYTAIELSKILTQDKEHGLRSWLGRLLDYDLVVKSGRGKGTQYAVNPEFIRQSQFKGKTSLKNIEDHRLEELIYKDVKAYPKSAFGDIHKRIGKEINKHKVRRIIKSMVDKGSLEKKGEKRWTRYSIK, from the coding sequence ATGAAAGAAGGTAAAAATAACGACAAAAAATCTCTTCGCTTTTTAAAAGGTGCCAATACCGATTGGGATGAATTGGCTAAAGATTGTGTGTGCTTTGCTAATGGACGTGGTGGAATAATTTTTATCGGTATTGAAGATGGGGATTCTTCACCACCCAAGAACCAATCGATAAAAGACCCTCATCTCCCGGAGAAGATACAGAAAAACATTGCTCACCGTACCTTAAATGTCGGTATCGCAGTAACTATTGAGATTGCCGAAAATAAGGCAGAGTATATTCGGCTGGAAATCTTCCGTAATGCACAAACCATCGCTTCTACCACCGATGGCCGTTACTATACCCGCGTACATGATGAATGCACACCGGTTCCGCCTGATGAAATGGCTCGTTTAGCAGCCGAGAAAAATGCCTATGTGTGGGAGGAACAAATCACCAAGCGGGTACCGGCCACTCGTTTTGATCCACAAAAAAGGCAAGTATTCTTGAATGACATCCGCAATTCGGCTCGTGTCAGTGATTTTATTAAAGAAATGCCTGATGAAGAAATTTTTGAGTTTTATTTTTTCCAAAAACAAGGCTTTTTAACCAATTTAGGTATCCTTTGGATTGGTATCCGGCAGGACAGGGCAAGCCTTTTATATCCGCCAGCTATACAGGTTATTCGCTACAACGAAAGTGATGAAAAGGTATGGAAGCTGTTGCTGGATGATTACTTTAGAAATCCCAAAGAACTGCTAAACAGTGTTCTAAGCGATGTTCCCGATTGGCAGGAAAGCATCGAAGTTTCAGAAGGGATGTTTCGAAAGAACATCCAATTCTTCCCCATTGAAGTGGTAAGAGAGTTGGTTGTAAATGCTTTAGTACATCGAACCTATACCATGCGTGGCGATATTTTTATCAATATTTTTACAGACAGATTAGAAATCCACAGTCCGGGTCGCCTGCCTTTTGGCGTAACTCCTAAAAACATCCTGAGTCAATCGGTAAGGCGCAATGAACACCTTTCAAAAGTATTTTATGATTTAGGGTTAATGGAAAAAGAAGGAAGTGGCTATGATTTAGTGTATGCTAATTTACTTGCCTCAGGTAAACCAATTCCGGAGGTTAAAGATCTTGATGACAGAGTTGTAGTGATTGTGAAAAAGCAGTTCGTGAGCAAACAGGTTATCCGGTTAATGGATAAAGCAAGCTCGGAGTTTAACCTGAAACAACGTGAACTTATAACGCTTGGGCTATTAGCTCAACAGCAATCATATACGGCTATTGAATTATCCAAGATTTTAACTCAAGATAAAGAACATGGATTAAGGAGTTGGCTTGGCCGATTACTTGATTATGACTTAGTCGTAAAATCTGGCCGAGGGAAAGGAACTCAATATGCAGTGAATCCCGAATTTATACGGCAGTCCCAATTCAAAGGTAAAACCAGCCTAAAGAATATCGAAGATCACCGATTGGAAGAATTGATCTACAAAGATGTAAAAGCTTATCCTAAAAGTGCTTTTGGTGACATTCACAAAAGAATTGGAAAGGAAATCAATAAGCACAAAGTAAGAAGAATCATCAAATCCATGGTTGATAAAGGTAGTCTTGAGAAAAAAGGCGAGAAAAGATGGACCCGATATTCTATTAAGTAA
- a CDS encoding addiction module protein yields the protein MNTKQIISIISNLPFDQQAEIVNQILQKFHQPDQDVEKAWMDEVERRAREVDSGEVEMVPGEQAMQRLRSFTLG from the coding sequence ATGAACACAAAACAGATCATATCTATAATATCCAATTTACCATTTGATCAGCAAGCAGAGATAGTTAATCAGATCTTGCAAAAGTTCCATCAACCAGATCAGGATGTAGAAAAAGCCTGGATGGATGAGGTCGAGCGGAGGGCCAGAGAAGTTGACTCAGGGGAAGTCGAAATGGTTCCCGGGGAGCAGGCTATGCAACGCCTCAGATCCTTTACTCTGGGATAA